A region from the Streptomyces sp. 3214.6 genome encodes:
- a CDS encoding vWA domain-containing protein encodes MSADEPPVVAGRPLAPAEPRPLDLDKLFAARLQAARARPYLATALFALHPVESRWVPTMAVDRHWRCYVSPAFVDRTPVEELAGVWVHEVSHLLRDHHGRSERVAREHGLSGPGERLRMNIAADCEINDDAFGDGLVQPEGAVTPEFLGLRPGELMEDYLRQFRLGLQTQDLAWLDCGSGADGREREWDLGPDGAHGLSEQERDAVRFRVAQGISARRGTAPAGWRRWAEEAFHPPQPWRELLGAAVRSAASAPGAGEDYSYGRPSRRSASVPGAVLPSLRRRPPRVSVVIDTSGSVSDAELGSAILEVAAISRAVGGRRDMVTVVPCDAAAHFVHTLCRGEGIPLLGGGGTDLREGFTRALRARPRPDVVVALTDGQTPWPSTRPPCRTVVGLFPRSPSYDEDDPEYVPDSPPAWARAVEIG; translated from the coding sequence ATGAGCGCCGACGAGCCGCCGGTCGTCGCCGGCCGGCCCCTGGCTCCCGCTGAGCCGAGGCCCCTGGACCTCGACAAGCTCTTCGCCGCCCGGCTGCAGGCCGCCCGGGCCCGCCCCTACCTGGCGACGGCTCTGTTCGCTCTGCATCCCGTGGAGTCGCGGTGGGTGCCGACGATGGCCGTGGACCGGCACTGGCGGTGCTACGTCTCACCGGCATTCGTGGACCGTACGCCGGTGGAGGAACTGGCCGGGGTGTGGGTGCACGAGGTGTCCCACCTGCTGCGCGACCACCACGGACGCAGTGAGCGGGTCGCCCGGGAGCACGGGCTGAGCGGCCCCGGCGAACGACTGCGGATGAACATCGCCGCCGACTGCGAGATCAACGACGACGCGTTCGGGGACGGGCTGGTCCAGCCCGAGGGCGCGGTCACGCCGGAGTTCCTCGGGCTGCGGCCGGGCGAGCTGATGGAGGACTACCTGCGCCAGTTCAGGCTCGGGCTGCAGACGCAGGACCTGGCCTGGCTGGACTGCGGCAGCGGCGCCGACGGCCGGGAACGGGAGTGGGACCTGGGCCCGGACGGCGCACACGGCCTGAGCGAACAGGAACGCGACGCGGTCCGCTTCCGCGTCGCGCAGGGCATCTCCGCCCGCCGGGGCACCGCGCCGGCCGGATGGCGGCGGTGGGCGGAGGAGGCGTTCCATCCGCCGCAGCCCTGGCGGGAGTTGCTGGGCGCGGCGGTCCGCTCGGCGGCGTCCGCCCCGGGCGCGGGCGAGGACTACTCTTACGGTCGTCCGTCGCGCCGCTCGGCGAGCGTCCCGGGCGCGGTCCTGCCGAGCCTGCGCCGCAGACCGCCCAGGGTGAGCGTGGTCATCGACACCTCCGGGTCGGTCAGCGACGCCGAACTGGGCAGCGCGATCCTCGAGGTCGCCGCGATCTCCCGGGCCGTGGGCGGCCGACGCGACATGGTCACCGTGGTGCCCTGCGACGCGGCGGCCCACTTCGTGCACACCCTGTGCCGGGGCGAGGGCATCCCGCTGCTGGGCGGCGGCGGCACGGACCTGCGCGAGGGCTTCACCAGGGCCCTGCGCGCCCGCCCCCGCCCCGACGTCGTCGTCGCCCTCACCGACGGCCAAACCCCCTGGCCGAGCACCCGCCCACCCTGCCGCACGGTGGTGGGCCTGTTCCCCCGAAGCCCGTCGTACGACGAGGACGATCCCGAGTACGTGCCGGATTCGCCGCCTGCTTGGGCGCGGGCGGTGGAGATCGGGTGA
- a CDS encoding AAA family ATPase, with product MPTGTPFIPVSSNQLDVAGELLTLLRDAATEPRPDSQLEALTLAVAADLPVLLWGEPGIGKTAALTQLAQTLDLPLTTVIASVHEPSDFSGLPVVGDDPAEQGVPMAPPDWAVRLVRAGRGLLFLDELSTAPPAVQAALLRLVLERKIGALTLPPGVRIVAAANPRGSAADGWELSPPLANRFVHLQWIHDHEVVVRGLGGTWPRATLPRLDPAKLADAVAFARRAVCGLLAARPKLVHQLPSSEARRGGAWPSPRSWEVTLTLIAFATAAGSSRDVLSLLVRGAVGDGPGLELLASLDRMDLPDPETLLADPAGADLPERGDLRQAVLDGVVAAVRTRPDKSRWDAAWSLLVRALETGAPDLVVVPATTLASLRREDWDVPASIEKLAGVVTLSRRADQAADRAAARSAALTKAGR from the coding sequence ATGCCCACAGGCACCCCTTTCATCCCGGTATCTTCCAACCAACTCGACGTGGCGGGCGAGTTGTTGACCCTGCTGCGCGACGCCGCCACCGAGCCGCGCCCCGACAGCCAGCTGGAGGCCCTGACGCTGGCCGTGGCCGCCGACCTGCCCGTACTGCTGTGGGGAGAGCCGGGGATCGGCAAGACCGCGGCGCTGACCCAGCTCGCTCAGACGTTGGACCTGCCGCTGACCACGGTGATCGCCAGCGTGCACGAGCCGTCCGACTTCTCGGGGCTGCCCGTCGTCGGGGACGATCCCGCCGAACAGGGCGTCCCGATGGCCCCGCCGGACTGGGCGGTGCGGCTGGTGCGCGCCGGCCGAGGGCTGCTGTTTTTGGACGAGTTGTCCACCGCCCCGCCCGCCGTGCAGGCGGCCCTGCTCCGGCTGGTGTTGGAGCGGAAGATCGGGGCGCTGACGCTGCCGCCCGGGGTGCGCATCGTGGCCGCCGCCAACCCGCGGGGCTCGGCGGCCGACGGCTGGGAACTGAGCCCGCCGCTGGCCAACCGGTTCGTGCACCTCCAGTGGATCCACGACCACGAGGTCGTCGTACGCGGGCTCGGCGGCACCTGGCCCCGGGCGACCCTGCCCCGGCTCGACCCGGCGAAACTGGCCGACGCCGTGGCCTTCGCGCGCCGCGCGGTGTGCGGGCTGCTCGCCGCCCGCCCCAAACTCGTGCACCAACTGCCCAGCAGCGAGGCGCGCCGTGGCGGAGCCTGGCCGTCGCCCCGCAGCTGGGAGGTGACCCTGACCCTGATCGCCTTCGCGACGGCGGCCGGCTCCTCCCGCGACGTACTGTCGCTGCTGGTCAGGGGCGCGGTCGGCGACGGCCCCGGCCTGGAGCTGCTGGCGAGCCTGGACCGGATGGACCTCCCGGACCCCGAGACGCTGCTCGCCGACCCGGCGGGCGCCGACCTGCCCGAGCGCGGCGACCTGCGCCAGGCCGTGCTGGACGGTGTGGTGGCCGCCGTCCGTACCCGTCCCGACAAGTCCCGCTGGGACGCGGCGTGGAGCCTCCTCGTCCGGGCGCTGGAGACCGGCGCCCCGGACCTGGTGGTCGTCCCCGCGACGACCCTCGCCTCGCTGCGCCGGGAGGACTGGGACGTACCGGCGTCGATCGAGAAGCTCGCGGGAGTGGTGACCCTGTCCCGGCGGGCCGATCAGGCGGCGGACCGTGCGGCGGCGCGCTCCGCGGCGCTGACGAAGGCCGGCCGATGA